The following is a genomic window from Pseudophryne corroboree isolate aPseCor3 chromosome 3, aPseCor3.hap2, whole genome shotgun sequence.
gccgccgcctactgggagtgaatcttagcttcttaaaattgcgaccgatgtattcgcaatattgcgattactaactacttagcagtttcagagtagctccagacttactctgcctgtgcgatcagttcagtgcttgtcgttcctggttgacgtcacaaacacacccagcgttcgcccaggcactcccaccgtttctccggccactcctgcgttttttccggaaacggtagcgttttcagccacacgcccctgaaacgccgtgtttccgcccagtaacacccatttcctgtcaatcacattacgttcgccggagcgatgaaaaagccgtgagtaaaattactttctacatagcaaagttacttggcgcagtcgcagtgcgaacattgcgcatgcgtactaagcggattttcattgcgatgcgatgaaaaataccgagcgaacaactcggaatgagggccacagtcatatGAGATCCTTTTATCAGTGTGATTTTTGTAGTATATTTTGTCACAATGATATTAAATGATTGATACTGTTTATTTTAATATGTATTATTTCCTTAAATGTTTAATTTCTTGTCATTTATATGATATAAAGGAGAAACCGTATTTGTTTGTATTGGTCATGCTTAGATATGTTTTTTCTTATCTAAACATTTCTGTTAGTTTAAATGGTGGAGATTTATCacaaaatgtttatttttattaaaGATATACCCAAAATCATATTATGTATTTATCATAAGCATCATAATGCTATCCAAGGAGTACCAAATTTCCAAGTCTGCCAATGTTAGCTGCCtatcttcatggaccagctttgacccaatggATGAGAAGGACATTACTGAAATTATCCAAATGTTGCATACCATCATCTGTGGTCTGGACCCTgcatcaaccaagcttctaatagggtgtATCAACATAATTGGTCCagtatttgcaaaaatagttcagTGCTCCTTGCAGAAAGGCATTTTTTCCCAAACTGCTAAAGGTAGTAATTGTTAGATAAAAGGTTAAATAAACCTTAGATCCCAACTGCATGGCTAACTACAGAGTGGTATCAAACCTTTCTTTTCTATGAAAGGTTATTGAGAATGTGCTTGCAGCTCAACTAGAAATCACTCCTCAACCCataatatttatgatccattccagtcatgatggggaaaaaattacaggtgcacactctaagcactaagtatGTTGATAATCAAAACAAttttaataaactctgcaatttaacatggagtaaatttGAGGTCATTAGCACGTTTGGCCAAATTTGTAGGCCCAAATACCACATCATGGTGTCCTCATCatgtgggtccctaacatccctaatattgacATGTTATAGACATTTATCTAGGTCTTATCTATAGTAGTGTCCATTTTAACGTTTAAACAGCAAATGCTAGTACCCATACTAATTAAAAACATCTAATGGTGAGGGTGTGTGGCTTAGCTGTTGATGAAACAGGGCACACAATCTCAGAGATACCACTCTATACCCTCTTTTCACTTGTCCCACACCCATTCCCAGCTCCCTTTTTCCTGTAATTCACCTCCTCCATGCACCCCTAACTGTAACAGACTGTTTGTTGGCAGTCCGGTAGGAATTTGTGAGCTCCTGTGGTTTGGGTCTAGCAGCCACACCAAGGCCATGGCCTTGATTTATCGCTGCTCGCAAGAAGAATTGCCAGCTGAGGTTGCCGGGGGCCACATCTCCATTGCCATTTCTCCAAAAGTTGAGACATGATTTTGGTGCGATAAACAATACCCCATGGAGGTCCCTTTACACACGGATAACAGCCCTGACTGATGCATCTTAACTGCAGACTTATAGAGTCACCTCCTTCCGGACTCCTAGTGACTCCCGGTTCTAGAACCTATATAAATTCTCAGATCATCTGCTGCTGGGGCGGGTGAATAAACAATACTTACTTTGCCCAGGTTTCATTAGAGAGCCTTTCATTCTCAGCCCTGGCTCTCATTACTAATCCCTGCCATTTGGGCTTGTGTACAGCCCTGCTGCCATGGCTCAGAGACACTTTCTTCTTCACTACCCAACTACAGGAGTAGCTTTACATACCTGCAACATTTACTTGGGTACTATCACTTATTCAGAGACTAATACTGTGACATAAGAGAACTACTCCACTGGTTTTTGAGCAGCACAAatctgtgtatatactgtttacAGAAGTCTGCTAACCATCTCTTGATTTTTACCTGAGTAAACAAGTGAAAGTCCATTTTTAGATGTCTATTAAGCTATTTACTAAAgatattattacttttatttttgaACCCCAGACTGAGGTTGGTAGAGTGCCCttgaaattcaatatcaatattgtAATTTCCTGCAACACCAACAGCTGCTTAATGAtatatttgttagggtctcctgctctgtgctgccacgtcatcatggcaaccgggagacaagtgctagcggagtaacctgagcgtagctgatactccggttcgggtcttttgctgtgcagtggttacaggctctgtgcacggcaggggatccggtgctggtttttgtgctcacagtctgtgaggtctgagtggggcgtggacagcacctgctatataaaccctcttctcaggttaggcagatgctgctgaatctttgttggttagtcagttcctgaaagctagctagtactgtgtaaactgtgtatttgtttgttgcttactgcaaataggccttgggatttggtattacactctgccaatccagacctagcagtaagactggagtcagtcgtttaacctgctggggttcttttgctactctgtgaacctagcaagtttgcggctgtattctcagacttgcctgccaaaatcctttctcactgtgcaaggtgttcaggtgtcagtttagtggcagtaagctgaaccagtgcactgcaagtgaggactaggattgtggagactctccttggggtttatttactaagattcgtaattttcagaatcatgttcaagttcaatcacgactgacatcgacagtttaaatttgcaactttttgaattgattacgactaatttactaagctgtcgtattcgtattttccgtatcttccgatgtcgatgtcattcgtgcttttctgctgtagattgcggccgcgtttgctatttcgcggccgcgttgttgtgttttttttacgactgcgtcacaagtctgttacggcagtgatttggaatttgctgccgcgtttttactcctaagtttcgttttcgtcacgcggccgtgattggttgtattcgtgaaggaggagtgtctgtgcatgttactataaaaacgccccaaacactccgcacctcgtgggtttagctagtggagaggagagaggaaggtgtatttggagttggtgagtttggtggagtttttggtggatttggagaggagtttggtgattgttgagtgctgtactgtgtgtgttagtagtcttgtgatctttgtagtattgttttttcacagtttttaaacttttttgtccttgttttttttttcagtcttttgtcattgtttgtgagtgagtgagcgtgtgtgttggctgtgtggtgtgtagtaggagtagtggaggagtgtgttttgtgttttcatttttcagtgttttatgttgtttgtcatgtccgactcagaggtcagtgtggtggcggaggttagtgaggtggcggaggttagtgaggtggaggctggtagtgaggtggaggctggtagtgaggtggaggctggtagtgaggtggaggggggtagtgagagggaggaggttagtgaggaggaggaggagggggtgcctgttgctgtattttccagtgatagtgatggtgttgtggctccgcagccacgcaccactaccaagactggcaggaatataaagttcagctatgctgaaaacatggcgttggtgcgtgagctgatgaagcaccatcgccaattgtttggtcaggatgctgccagggtgtcctcccgcaggaagtctgccctgtgggggcaagtcatacttgctgtgaatagtgagggtgtggtgaggcggacagaggacacgtgccgcaagcgattttatgatattaagcggcgtgtcaaggccaagatggccaaagagtccaaatctgcacggagaaccggaggtgggccacctttacgtgtaagctatcgggactgggaggagcctgtgcgggcattgattcctggcgaagtggtgtctgctactcatgtccgggattcggaccgacccacgcaggatggtaagtttgatttgtaatattgttcttaaaatgtctgtaaaatgtaGATAATATCATTTTTAAAGTGTAAAGGATGCATTTTTTAACACAAAACagattgcaggcctatgctcccttaaggtgtgtttgtgtttagaatgtgcttttttctCCTTGCTTTAGCAATTTTTTCAATTTAATTTAGTGCCAAAACATGTGCAGTGTTTtctaaaaaatgtatttttttttgggtcaatttttggcgataatgcttgaacatgtgtgtttgtttaaaatccacaaaaggttttttttttaaactaactgAAAAGCGGTgcaattttttttacattacattattaaaacatttgcaagtactcaatctctgcaatatctgaggcaaaaatctaattttttaataatttattgtgtgccacatcaagtacattttgaaattcaactcaaaatcatgaatctagaagctcttaagcttaaataTTTGGTTTAAACAATACctaatagatgcttacagtactttaatggttttcagtgggtcatttttctaaaaacatggtaataatgttggggtcactttttcaacagtcacacagaccagccgcccagacaggcctcagacaagtcaggatgaggctgggattgcaggtaagtcttcactgtagtcacatattctgtgaacacatagaagtacaaaatattaattttaaattttgcacctaggttctgcttctggaagccgacctcctgtaaggcggccatcacagggcttgggccacttacccaggaggccaactaagacacggcgtcttggctcggattcagcacctccatcatccccacccaggcgaagactttcggcagtgtcaccccagccaccactggcactattggcgagttcgcagagtgatgagcccagatcacctcagttatctggtgagtaaaaacataaattaaacacataagcaataatatacacagtacacttaatatgttgttagttggtttggagtttacatgttttcaacaacaagcaatgtgatgtaacgtcttcaattgctaaaggtgcttTAATCAAattatataaggtcttagtggatggtctcgaCAACCTATTTGTAGGAAAATATCAGATTTGAGTaaaaattaagcacacacacgttcacattttcaCAAAATATGAATACAATTAAATTTTGGCCCAAAAAAAAccacaccattatagtgttcacacatcgcccctgtccagtatgtagatggcttacttgctctgctcctctggactatacaggtaagtagtctatatcgtggtgaggggagggaatctaacagtgtaatggtgtggaggggagttagttaggtgatgaatatgcaaatctgtctatgttagCGCCTGTGTTGGTATTTTTTTAACAATAGCTTTAAAATTGTTAAAGTTGTGAAAATCAAGTGTTAATAATtcaaaaatggagtattatgaatgttttaatgtgttgcattagccatgaaaatttttaaataataaaacattgcatgttgcccaccccatacagagcacaacttgatgtccgccgtgGACCAGCAGGGCCCAGACCAACAGCcatccatcacactgcaacttacagctgttgaccCAAGcctgccaatacagttgcaggatataccccaagcatccatcagtccccaactggcacaagctccgcccccaagccaaattccagatgatttttgggccagttggacaagccaacaggcccaaagcaatgccagcctgacccaacatacacaacaccttgccagtctgccccatcatctaccgcgtattagtcgcaactcgggcagactgatagtacaagtagggcgaatggctacctcaatggagcaaattagggctgaaaacagccaaatgaatgcacatttatcccgcattatagatgagcaacagcgccatcagcaggcactcgttcagatcattcaacacaatcaagtggtgaatgagtccttatccaggattgtagccagccacactgctactaacactcagctgattgcaagtttaaataatttgagcagcaatatttctatgatgggagctcagcaagtaacctccagctcggggaccacgacccctatccaaacgccagtaacctcccctgttcggcgttcctcaagagcacgtgccagtgagccagcacccagcacacacaagcgaaaaaaataacaacaatcttttttgaaaaataaataaaaaaatttgtctaaaaaacacattcctgtgtccgtctccaaaatttatgaagctggtctgtatgtatgtatgtatgtatttccagggtaatgactgtaaatgttttgttagcatcaactaagcacaatggacacaccactataaacaacaaacagtaagtaacaaaacacacaata
Proteins encoded in this region:
- the LOC135057606 gene encoding uncharacterized protein LOC135057606; its protein translation is MALVRELMKHHRQLFGQDAARVSSRRKSALWGQVILAVNSEGVVRRTEDTCRKRFYDIKRRVKAKMAKESKSARRTGGGPPLRVSYRDWEEPVRALIPGEVVSATHVRDSDRPTQDVTQTSRPDRPQTSQDEAGIAGSASGSRPPVRRPSQGLGHLPRRPTKTRRLGSDSAPPSSPPRRRLSAVSPQPPLALLASSQSDEPRSPQLSEHNLMSAVDQQGPDQQPSITLQLTAVDPSLPIQLQDIPQASISPQLAQAPPPSQIPDDFWASWTSQQAQSNASLTQHTQHLASLPHHLPRISRNSGRLIVQVGRMATSMEQIRAENSQMNAHLSRIIDEQQRHQQALVQIIQHNQVVNESLSRIVASHTATNTQLIASLNNLSSNISMMGAQQVTSSSGTTTPIQTPVTSPVRRSSRARASEPAPSTHKRKK